A section of the Clostridium omnivorum genome encodes:
- the tmk gene encoding dTMP kinase, with protein sequence MTKGLLITFEGPDGSGKSTQIGLLKEYLTSKGYNILCTREPGGTEISEKIREIILDNKNSNMADMCEALLYAASRAQLVNEVIKPALEKGTMVICDRFVESSIIYQGIGRGLGVERIRGINEAALDGLKADVTFMLTIPYDEGLRRKSKQRTLDRLENGGDDFHKRVFEGYRELAESRDTIKVVDANRDIELIHKDIAHTIEELIANHK encoded by the coding sequence ATGACAAAAGGACTTTTAATAACCTTTGAGGGGCCAGATGGTTCAGGTAAAAGTACTCAAATTGGACTTTTAAAGGAATACTTAACTAGCAAAGGTTACAATATATTGTGTACAAGAGAGCCTGGGGGAACAGAAATAAGCGAAAAAATAAGGGAAATAATATTAGATAATAAGAATAGCAACATGGCGGATATGTGTGAAGCGCTGCTCTATGCTGCATCAAGGGCTCAATTAGTCAATGAGGTGATAAAACCGGCTTTAGAAAAAGGAACTATGGTTATATGTGATAGATTTGTAGAATCTTCAATTATTTATCAAGGTATAGGAAGAGGCCTTGGGGTAGAGAGAATAAGAGGTATAAATGAAGCTGCTCTAGATGGACTTAAGGCAGATGTAACTTTTATGCTTACTATTCCTTATGATGAAGGCTTAAGAAGAAAAAGCAAGCAAAGGACTCTTGATAGGCTTGAAAATGGTGGAGATGATTTTCACAAGAGAGTTTTTGAAGGCTATAGAGAGCTTGCAGAAAGCAGAGACACAATAAAGGTTGTAGATGCAAACAGAGATATTGAATTAATACATAAGGATATTGCACATACTATAGAGGAGTTAATAGCCAATCATAAATAA
- a CDS encoding cyclic-di-AMP receptor, whose product MKLIIAIVQDDDAGELIDVLTDGGFRVTKLATTGGFLKAGNTTLMMGVEIEKVDKVLGIIEEVCKTRDQIVTSPSPVAGSTGVYVPYPVEVEVGGATVFVVDVDKFIKI is encoded by the coding sequence ATGAAACTTATAATAGCGATTGTACAGGACGATGATGCTGGTGAACTTATAGATGTATTAACTGATGGCGGTTTTAGAGTTACTAAGCTCGCAACTACTGGCGGTTTTTTAAAGGCAGGAAATACAACTCTTATGATGGGGGTTGAAATTGAAAAAGTTGACAAGGTACTAGGAATAATTGAAGAGGTATGCAAAACTAGGGATCAAATAGTTACATCACCTTCACCTGTAGCAGGTTCTACTGGAGTTTATGTTCCATACCCTGTTGAAGTAGAAGTTGGAGGAGCAACTGTTTTTGTAGTTGATGTAGATAAATTCATTAAGATATGA